One part of the Leclercia sp. LSNIH1 genome encodes these proteins:
- a CDS encoding RidA family protein, with product MTIVRIDAEARWSDVVIHNQTLYYTGVPENLDADAYEQTANTLAQIDAVLEKQGSDKSRILDATIFLASKEDFAAMNKAWDEWVVAGHAPVRCTVQATLMKPQYKVEIKIIAAV from the coding sequence ATGACAATTGTGCGCATTGATGCCGAAGCCCGCTGGTCAGATGTAGTGATCCACAACCAGACCCTCTACTACACCGGCGTACCGGAAAACCTGGATGCCGACGCCTATGAGCAGACCGCCAATACCCTGGCGCAGATTGACGCAGTGCTGGAAAAACAGGGCAGCGACAAATCCCGCATTCTGGATGCGACCATTTTCCTTGCCAGTAAAGAGGATTTTGCGGCGATGAACAAAGCCTGGGACGAGTGGGTGGTGGCGGGTCACGCGCCTGTCCGCTGCACGGTACAGGCGACGCTGATGAAGCCGCAGTATAAGGTTGAGATTAAGATTATCGCTGCGGTGTAA
- a CDS encoding YoaH family protein, with product MFAGLPSLNHEQQQKAVERIQELMSQGMSSGQAISQVAEELRATHTGERIVARFEDDEEE from the coding sequence ATGTTTGCAGGTTTACCTTCACTGAACCACGAGCAGCAGCAAAAGGCCGTCGAGCGCATACAGGAGCTGATGTCCCAGGGGATGAGCAGCGGGCAGGCAATTTCTCAGGTGGCAGAAGAGCTTCGCGCCACCCATACCGGCGAGCGGATCGTGGCGCGTTTTGAGGATGATGAAGAGGAGTAA
- the pabB gene encoding aminodeoxychorismate synthase component 1 has protein sequence MNSLSPTVMTLPWRPDAAEFWFAPLSHLPWAMLLHSGHADHPYSRFDILVADPRSTLVTHGADTMIDGVHSDACPLSLLQQALDEMGLPCTPDPDLPFQGGALGLFGYDLGRRFEKLPERALRDITLADMAVGLYDWAIIVDHHKERVSLVCHGDAQARLAWLEAQRPPENVPAFRLTSGWQANMTAAEYQEKFERVQAFLHSGDCYQVNLAQRFQARYEGDEWQAFTRLNANNRAPFSAFLRLEEGAILSLSPERFIHLAEGTIQTRPIKGTLPRLADAEADRQQAEKLAASPKDRAENLMIVDLMRNDIGRVAEPGSVRVPELFVVEPFPAVHHLVSTITARLPQAQTACDLLRAAFPGGSITGAPKVRAMEIIDELEPHRRNAWCGSIGYISLCGGMDTSITIRTLTAVEGQLYCSAGGGIVADSQAGAEYQETFDKVNRILQQLEC, from the coding sequence ATGAACTCGCTATCCCCCACTGTTATGACATTACCGTGGCGTCCTGACGCCGCAGAATTCTGGTTTGCTCCGCTCAGCCATCTGCCGTGGGCCATGCTGCTGCACTCGGGCCATGCGGATCACCCCTACAGTCGCTTTGACATTCTGGTCGCTGACCCGCGCAGCACACTGGTGACGCACGGAGCGGATACGATGATCGACGGGGTTCATTCTGACGCCTGCCCGCTGAGTTTGTTGCAGCAGGCCCTTGATGAGATGGGCCTGCCCTGCACGCCTGACCCGGACCTCCCCTTCCAGGGCGGCGCGCTGGGGCTGTTCGGCTATGACCTTGGCCGCCGCTTCGAAAAGCTGCCGGAACGGGCCTTGCGTGATATCACCCTGGCGGATATGGCGGTGGGCCTGTATGACTGGGCGATAATCGTCGATCACCACAAAGAGCGGGTGTCGCTGGTCTGTCATGGCGATGCACAGGCGCGGCTGGCCTGGCTTGAAGCACAGCGCCCCCCTGAGAACGTACCTGCATTCCGGCTGACCTCCGGCTGGCAGGCCAATATGACCGCGGCGGAGTACCAGGAAAAATTTGAGCGCGTGCAGGCCTTCCTGCACAGCGGCGACTGCTATCAGGTGAATCTGGCCCAGCGTTTCCAGGCCCGCTACGAGGGCGACGAATGGCAGGCGTTTACCCGGCTGAACGCCAACAACCGCGCCCCCTTCAGCGCCTTTTTGCGTCTTGAAGAGGGGGCGATCCTGAGCCTCTCCCCGGAGCGTTTTATTCATCTGGCGGAAGGCACCATTCAGACCCGCCCGATCAAAGGCACTCTGCCGCGCCTGGCGGATGCCGAGGCGGATCGCCAGCAGGCGGAGAAGCTCGCCGCCTCGCCGAAAGACAGAGCCGAGAATCTGATGATTGTCGATCTGATGCGCAATGATATTGGCCGGGTGGCGGAGCCGGGAAGCGTGCGGGTGCCGGAGCTGTTCGTGGTGGAGCCCTTCCCGGCCGTGCATCACCTGGTGAGCACCATCACCGCCCGCCTGCCGCAAGCGCAGACCGCGTGCGATCTGCTGCGCGCCGCGTTTCCCGGCGGGTCGATCACCGGCGCGCCAAAAGTGCGGGCGATGGAGATCATCGACGAACTGGAGCCGCATCGCCGGAACGCATGGTGCGGCAGCATCGGCTATATCAGCCTCTGCGGCGGCATGGATACCAGCATCACCATTCGAACCCTGACGGCGGTGGAGGGGCAGCTCTACTGTTCCGCAGGCGGTGGCATTGTGGCTGACAGCCAGGCCGGGGCGGAATATCAGGAAACGTTTGATAAAGTGAATCGTATTCTGCAACAACTGGAGTGCTAA
- a CDS encoding CoA pyrophosphatase produces MNIDDLTLDHFLSRFQLLRPQVNSTSLNQRQAAVLIPVVRREQPGLLLTRRSAKLRKHAGQVAFPGGAVDSTDASLIAAALREAEEEVAIPPHKVEVIGVLPPVDSVTGFQVTPVVGIIPPDLHYHASEDEVESVFEMPLAEALRLGRYHPLDIHRRGHDHRVWLSWYEHYFVWGMTAGIIRELALQIGLKP; encoded by the coding sequence GTGAATATCGACGATCTGACCCTCGACCATTTTTTATCGCGTTTTCAGCTGTTGCGCCCGCAGGTGAACAGCACGTCGCTGAACCAGCGTCAGGCGGCAGTGTTGATCCCGGTGGTGCGCCGGGAGCAGCCGGGCCTGCTGTTGACCCGGCGCTCGGCGAAGCTGCGTAAACATGCCGGTCAGGTGGCCTTTCCCGGCGGCGCGGTAGACAGCACCGACGCCTCATTAATTGCCGCCGCCCTGCGTGAAGCCGAAGAAGAGGTGGCGATCCCGCCGCACAAGGTCGAGGTGATTGGCGTCCTGCCGCCGGTGGACAGCGTCACCGGTTTTCAGGTTACGCCGGTGGTGGGGATTATTCCGCCGGATCTGCACTATCACGCCAGCGAGGACGAAGTGGAGTCGGTCTTTGAAATGCCGCTGGCGGAAGCCCTGCGTCTGGGCCGTTATCATCCGCTCGATATTCATCGCCGTGGCCACGATCATCGGGTGTGGCTCTCCTGGTATGAGCATTATTTTGTCTGGGGCATGACGGCGGGAATAATTCGTGAGCTGGCGCTGCAGATCGGCCTGAAACCTTGA
- the sdaA gene encoding L-serine ammonia-lyase codes for MISIFDMFKVGIGPSSSHTVGPMKAGKQFVDDLVEKGLLDSVTRVAVDVYGSLSLTGKGHHTDIAIIMGLAGNMPDTVDIDAIPAFIRDVETRGRLLLANGRHEVDFPQDDGMRFRSDNLSLHENGMQIHAFSGEKVVYSKTYYSIGGGFIVDEEHFGQDVTGDVKVPYPFKSATEMLNYCKETGLSLSGMVMQNELALHSKKEIEDYFANVWQTMRACIDRGMNTEGVLPGPLRVPRRASALRRMLVTTDKYSNDPMNVVDWVNMFALAVNEENAAGGRVVTAPTNGACGIVPAVLAYYDHFIESVSPDIYIRYFLAAGAVGALYKMNASISGAEVGCQGEVGVACSMAAAGLAELLGASPEQVCVAAEIGMEHNLGLTCDPVAGQVQVPCIERNAIASVKAINASRMAMRRTSEPRVSLDKVIETMYETGKDMNAKYRETSRGGLAIKVQCD; via the coding sequence GTGATTAGTATATTCGACATGTTCAAAGTGGGGATTGGTCCCTCTTCTTCCCACACTGTCGGGCCGATGAAGGCCGGTAAACAGTTCGTCGATGACCTGGTCGAAAAAGGATTACTGGATAGCGTTACCCGCGTGGCTGTAGACGTTTACGGTTCACTGTCGCTTACGGGTAAAGGCCACCACACCGATATCGCCATTATTATGGGTCTGGCCGGGAATATGCCGGACACCGTAGATATTGACGCCATTCCGGCGTTTATTCGCGACGTGGAAACGCGCGGTCGTCTGCTGCTGGCGAATGGCCGGCATGAAGTCGATTTCCCGCAGGACGACGGCATGCGTTTTCGCAGCGACAACCTCTCCCTGCATGAAAACGGGATGCAGATCCACGCCTTCAGCGGCGAGAAAGTGGTCTACAGCAAGACCTACTACTCCATCGGCGGCGGCTTTATCGTCGATGAAGAGCATTTCGGCCAGGACGTCACGGGCGACGTAAAGGTGCCTTACCCATTCAAATCGGCGACAGAAATGCTGAATTACTGCAAGGAGACTGGCCTGTCCCTCTCCGGCATGGTGATGCAGAACGAGCTGGCGCTGCACAGCAAGAAAGAGATTGAAGACTATTTCGCCAACGTCTGGCAGACCATGCGCGCCTGTATCGATCGCGGTATGAATACCGAAGGGGTACTGCCTGGCCCACTGCGCGTGCCGCGTCGTGCCTCTGCCCTGCGCCGGATGCTGGTTACGACGGATAAGTACTCCAACGATCCGATGAACGTGGTGGACTGGGTCAACATGTTTGCCCTCGCGGTGAACGAAGAGAACGCCGCCGGTGGCCGCGTGGTGACCGCGCCGACCAACGGTGCCTGCGGGATCGTTCCGGCAGTGCTGGCCTACTACGATCACTTTATCGAATCGGTAAGCCCGGATATCTATATTCGCTACTTCCTCGCCGCAGGCGCGGTGGGTGCGCTGTATAAGATGAATGCCTCCATTTCCGGCGCTGAGGTTGGCTGTCAGGGTGAAGTGGGCGTGGCCTGTTCCATGGCGGCAGCCGGTCTGGCTGAGCTGCTGGGCGCCAGCCCGGAGCAGGTATGCGTGGCCGCCGAGATCGGCATGGAACATAACCTCGGTCTGACCTGTGACCCGGTTGCCGGTCAGGTGCAGGTGCCATGTATTGAGCGTAACGCGATTGCCTCCGTAAAAGCGATCAACGCCTCCCGTATGGCGATGCGCCGTACCAGCGAACCGCGCGTCTCGCTGGATAAGGTGATCGAAACCATGTACGAAACCGGTAAAGATATGAACGCCAAATACCGCGAAACGTCCCGCGGCGGTCTGGCCATTAAGGTGCAGTGCGACTAA
- a CDS encoding EAL domain-containing protein — translation MQTTHRIIKNYHRKRVIVCLLLSLSTLVCTLIIGFISQRNLNQQTTVAFVSHAVDTLDKILQPLETGREVVQPLIGLPCVEVNFLLRKHAASLQTVRSIGLIKDGILYCSSMFGDRDIPISQFQPLLPAAQPLLLLTTDQPLMKGSPVLIQWYPAPGQSEDGIMEIVNIDLIARMLLEPQLPLISDVNLSVGGKYLNHERQLSDRLVTDAGDNVYQQASLNFPFIITVNGPGLTALALKNLPSQLPLAVIFSMLVGYIAWLATASRMSFTREINFGLASGEFELFCQPLIDAKKQDCVGVEILLRWNNPRQGWIAPDIFIPLAEEHNLIVPLTRYVLIETVRHLAMFPTAPGFHIGINVAASHFRDGTLLHDLNRVWFSAEPAQQLVIELTERDTLLEMDYTMVEALHQKGVKLAIDDFGTGSSSLSWLEKLNPEVLKIDKSFTAAIGTDAVNSTVTDIIIALAQRLNIELVAEGVETRDQASHLRLHGVDILQGFLYARPMPLRDFPQWLAESSPPPASHNGDMMPSAP, via the coding sequence ATGCAAACAACGCACAGGATAATTAAAAATTATCACCGCAAACGGGTAATCGTTTGCCTCCTGCTGTCCCTTTCCACTCTCGTTTGCACGCTAATTATCGGCTTTATTTCACAGCGCAATTTAAATCAGCAGACCACCGTGGCCTTTGTCTCCCATGCTGTCGATACGCTGGATAAGATCCTGCAGCCGCTGGAGACGGGACGCGAGGTGGTACAACCGCTTATCGGCCTGCCCTGCGTGGAGGTCAACTTTTTACTGCGCAAGCACGCCGCCTCCCTGCAAACCGTGCGCTCAATCGGCCTGATTAAAGACGGCATTCTCTATTGCTCAAGCATGTTCGGTGACCGCGATATCCCCATCAGCCAGTTTCAGCCCCTGCTGCCCGCCGCGCAGCCCTTACTGCTCCTGACCACAGACCAGCCGCTGATGAAAGGCAGCCCGGTGCTGATCCAATGGTATCCGGCGCCCGGCCAGAGTGAGGATGGCATCATGGAGATTGTGAATATCGATCTTATCGCCCGGATGCTGCTGGAGCCCCAGCTGCCGCTCATCAGCGACGTTAACCTCAGCGTCGGCGGTAAGTACCTGAACCATGAGCGCCAGCTTTCGGACAGGCTGGTGACAGACGCTGGCGACAACGTTTACCAGCAGGCTTCCCTCAACTTTCCTTTCATCATCACCGTCAACGGCCCGGGGCTGACCGCGCTGGCGCTGAAAAATCTGCCGTCGCAGCTGCCGCTGGCGGTGATATTCAGCATGCTGGTGGGGTATATCGCCTGGCTTGCCACCGCCAGTCGCATGAGCTTTACCCGGGAGATCAACTTTGGCCTGGCCTCCGGTGAGTTTGAGCTCTTTTGCCAGCCGCTGATCGATGCCAAAAAACAGGATTGCGTCGGCGTGGAAATTCTTCTGCGCTGGAATAATCCGCGGCAGGGGTGGATCGCCCCGGATATTTTTATTCCGCTGGCGGAGGAGCATAACCTGATTGTCCCCCTCACCCGCTACGTGCTTATTGAAACCGTCCGTCATCTGGCGATGTTTCCTACCGCGCCGGGCTTTCATATTGGGATTAACGTCGCAGCCAGCCATTTCCGTGACGGCACTCTGCTTCACGACCTGAATCGCGTCTGGTTCAGCGCCGAGCCCGCGCAGCAGCTGGTCATTGAATTAACCGAGCGCGATACCCTGCTGGAGATGGACTACACCATGGTAGAGGCGTTACATCAGAAAGGGGTGAAGCTGGCGATTGACGATTTTGGTACCGGGAGCAGTTCGCTTTCGTGGCTGGAGAAACTCAATCCGGAAGTGCTGAAAATTGATAAATCTTTTACCGCCGCCATCGGCACGGATGCCGTCAACTCAACGGTGACAGACATTATTATCGCCCTGGCTCAGAGACTGAATATTGAACTGGTGGCTGAAGGGGTGGAAACCCGCGACCAGGCGAGCCATCTGCGCCTGCACGGGGTGGATATCCTTCAGGGATTTTTGTACGCGCGGCCGATGCCACTGCGGGATTTCCCGCAGTGGCTGGCGGAGAGTTCCCCTCCGCCAGCCTCTCATAACGGCGATATGATGCCGTCGGCTCCGTAA
- the yoaE gene encoding CNNM family cation transport protein YoaE → MEFLMDPQIWVGLLTLVVLEIVLGIDNLVFIAILADKLPPKQRDKARLIGLSLALIMRLALLSVISWMVTLTQPLFTAFNFTFSGRDLIMLLGGIFLLFKATTELHERLENRQHDDGHGKGYASFWVVVLQIVVLDAVFSLDAVITAVGMVNHLPVMMAAVIIAMAVMLLASKPLTRFVNQHPTVVVLCLSFLLMIGLSLVAEGFGFHIPKGYLYAAIGFSIIIELFNQIARRNFIRQQSNQPLRARTADAILRLMGGRREAKAQQDSDNHVPVPVPEGAFVEEERYMINGVLSLASRSLRGIMTPRGEISWVDARLSVTEIRQQLLSSPHSLFPVCRGELDEIIGVVRAKEMLVALEEGVDVEAIAAASPAIVVPETLDPINLLGVLRRARGSFVIVTNEFGVVQGLVTPLDVLEAIAGEFPDADETPEIVNDNDGWLVKGTTDLHALQHTLGLEHLTNHDEDIATVAGLVIAVNGQIPRAGDVLELPPLKITIVTANDYRVDLVRIVKEQSAHDEEE, encoded by the coding sequence ATGGAATTCTTAATGGACCCGCAAATCTGGGTAGGATTGCTCACGCTGGTGGTACTTGAGATCGTTCTCGGTATCGATAACCTCGTGTTTATCGCGATCCTTGCGGATAAACTTCCACCTAAACAACGTGATAAAGCACGTTTAATCGGTCTGTCGCTGGCGCTGATTATGCGTCTTGCGCTGCTGTCGGTGATCTCATGGATGGTTACGCTTACGCAACCGCTGTTCACTGCCTTCAACTTCACCTTCTCAGGGCGCGACCTGATCATGCTGCTGGGGGGGATATTCCTGCTCTTCAAAGCCACAACCGAGCTCCATGAACGGCTGGAAAACCGCCAGCACGACGACGGACACGGTAAAGGCTATGCCAGCTTCTGGGTAGTGGTACTGCAAATCGTGGTACTGGACGCGGTCTTCTCCCTCGACGCGGTCATTACCGCTGTCGGTATGGTGAATCATCTGCCGGTGATGATGGCGGCCGTGATTATCGCGATGGCGGTGATGCTACTCGCCTCGAAGCCGTTGACGCGATTCGTTAACCAGCATCCGACCGTGGTGGTGCTCTGTCTGAGCTTCCTGCTGATGATCGGTCTGAGCCTGGTGGCAGAAGGTTTCGGCTTCCATATTCCGAAAGGCTATCTGTACGCCGCAATTGGTTTCTCCATCATTATAGAGCTGTTTAACCAGATTGCCCGTCGCAACTTTATTCGCCAGCAGTCGAACCAGCCGCTGCGTGCCCGGACCGCTGATGCGATTTTGCGTCTGATGGGTGGCCGCCGCGAAGCCAAAGCACAGCAGGACAGCGATAACCATGTCCCGGTGCCGGTTCCGGAAGGCGCCTTTGTTGAAGAAGAGCGCTATATGATTAACGGCGTGCTGTCCCTGGCCTCGCGTTCCCTGCGCGGCATCATGACCCCGCGCGGTGAAATCAGCTGGGTCGATGCCAGACTGAGCGTGACGGAAATCCGCCAGCAGCTGCTCTCCTCTCCGCACAGCCTGTTCCCGGTGTGTCGCGGCGAGCTGGATGAGATCATCGGCGTGGTTCGTGCCAAAGAGATGCTGGTGGCACTGGAAGAGGGCGTGGACGTTGAGGCCATTGCCGCCGCATCGCCTGCTATCGTGGTGCCGGAAACGCTCGACCCGATCAACCTGCTTGGCGTACTGCGCCGTGCCCGGGGTAGCTTTGTCATCGTGACCAACGAGTTTGGCGTGGTGCAGGGTCTGGTTACGCCGCTGGATGTTCTTGAAGCGATTGCCGGTGAGTTCCCGGATGCCGACGAAACGCCGGAGATCGTTAACGATAATGATGGCTGGCTGGTCAAAGGCACCACGGATCTGCACGCCCTGCAACATACGCTGGGGCTGGAACACCTGACCAACCACGATGAAGATATCGCGACGGTGGCCGGTCTGGTGATTGCCGTGAACGGTCAAATTCCGCGAGCCGGTGATGTGCTTGAGCTGCCGCCGCTGAAGATAACCATCGTGACCGCCAACGATTACCGCGTTGATCTGGTGCGCATTGTTAAAGAACAGTCCGCCCACGACGAAGAAGAGTAA
- a CDS encoding protein YoaL — MDRHRRQSHTRPALASLIGDSRHSLFTFFTASPDLFAAPFCHSFSRSLSWNS; from the coding sequence ATGGACCGTCACCGACGCCAGTCACACACCCGGCCAGCTCTGGCCAGCCTTATCGGCGATTCGCGCCACTCACTGTTTACGTTCTTTACCGCTTCGCCCGACCTTTTCGCGGCGCCGTTTTGCCATTCCTTTAGCAGGAGCTTGTCATGGAATTCTTAA
- the manX gene encoding PTS mannose transporter subunit IIAB, producing the protein MTIAIVIGTHGWAAEQLLKTAEMLLGEQENVGWIDFVPGENAETLIEKYTAQLANLDTSSGVLFLVDTWGGSPFNAASRIVVDKEQHEVVAGINIPMLVETLMARDDNPSFDELVALAVETGREGVKALKAKPTENVAPAAAPAPAAAPKAAAPLKPMGPNDYMQIGLARIDDRLIHGQVATRWTKETNVQRIIVVSDEVAADTVRKTLLTQVAPPGVTAHVVDVAKMIRVYNNPKYAGERVMLLFTNPTDVERIVEEGVKITSVNIGGMAYRQGKTQVNNAVSVDEKDIEAFRKLNDRGIELEVRKVSTDPKLKMMDLISKVAK; encoded by the coding sequence GTGACTATTGCTATTGTTATAGGCACACATGGTTGGGCTGCAGAGCAGTTACTTAAAACCGCAGAAATGCTTTTAGGCGAACAGGAAAACGTCGGTTGGATCGATTTCGTTCCCGGTGAAAATGCTGAGACGCTGATAGAAAAATATACCGCTCAACTGGCAAATCTGGATACCAGTAGCGGCGTGCTGTTCCTTGTTGATACCTGGGGCGGCAGTCCATTTAACGCGGCAAGCCGCATTGTGGTTGATAAAGAGCAGCATGAGGTTGTTGCCGGGATTAACATCCCCATGCTGGTCGAAACGCTGATGGCCCGTGACGACAATCCAAGCTTTGACGAGCTGGTTGCCCTGGCTGTCGAAACCGGTCGTGAAGGCGTGAAAGCGCTGAAAGCGAAACCTACAGAAAACGTCGCTCCGGCGGCGGCCCCTGCCCCGGCTGCTGCCCCGAAAGCCGCCGCCCCGCTTAAGCCGATGGGTCCGAACGATTACATGCAGATTGGCCTGGCGCGTATCGACGACCGTCTGATTCACGGCCAGGTGGCTACCCGCTGGACCAAAGAGACCAACGTCCAGCGCATCATTGTGGTCAGCGATGAAGTCGCCGCTGATACGGTTCGTAAAACTCTCCTTACCCAGGTGGCCCCGCCGGGCGTAACCGCGCACGTGGTGGATGTCGCCAAGATGATCCGCGTTTACAACAACCCGAAATATGCGGGTGAGCGTGTGATGCTGCTGTTTACCAACCCAACGGACGTCGAACGTATTGTTGAGGAAGGGGTAAAAATCACCTCCGTGAACATCGGTGGTATGGCTTACCGTCAGGGCAAAACGCAGGTGAACAATGCGGTGTCGGTGGACGAAAAAGATATCGAAGCGTTCAGGAAACTTAACGATCGCGGGATCGAGCTTGAAGTCCGTAAAGTCTCTACCGACCCGAAACTGAAAATGATGGATCTGATCAGCAAAGTGGCGAAATAA
- a CDS encoding PTS mannose/fructose/sorbose transporter subunit IIC, which translates to MEITTLQIVLVFIVACIAGMESVLDEFQFHRPLVACTLIGAVLGDMKTGIIIGGTLEMIALGWMNIGAAVAPDAALASIISTVLVIAGHQNIGAGIALAIPLAAAGQVLTIIVRTITVAFQHAADKAAENGNLTALSWIHVSSLFLQAMRIAIPAVIVAISVGTSEVQGMLNAIPEVVTSGLNIAGGMIVVVGYAMVINMMRAGYLMPFFYLGFVTAAFTNFNLVALGVIGAVMAILYIQLSPKYNRVAGSAQVAGNNDLDNELD; encoded by the coding sequence ATGGAGATTACCACTCTTCAGATTGTGCTGGTGTTCATCGTCGCGTGTATAGCGGGTATGGAATCCGTACTAGATGAATTTCAGTTTCACCGTCCGCTGGTCGCCTGTACGTTAATCGGCGCCGTTCTCGGCGATATGAAAACCGGTATCATCATCGGTGGTACCCTGGAAATGATCGCCCTGGGCTGGATGAACATCGGCGCGGCCGTTGCGCCGGATGCGGCTCTCGCCTCCATCATCTCTACCGTGCTGGTCATCGCCGGCCATCAAAATATCGGTGCCGGTATCGCGCTGGCTATCCCACTGGCTGCAGCAGGCCAGGTTCTGACCATCATCGTGCGTACTATCACCGTTGCATTCCAGCATGCGGCAGATAAGGCGGCGGAGAATGGCAACCTGACGGCGCTGTCGTGGATCCACGTCTCGTCCCTGTTCCTGCAGGCCATGCGTATCGCTATCCCGGCGGTTATCGTGGCAATCTCCGTCGGTACCAGCGAAGTCCAGGGTATGCTGAACGCCATTCCTGAAGTGGTCACCAGCGGTCTGAACATTGCAGGCGGCATGATCGTGGTCGTCGGTTATGCGATGGTCATCAACATGATGCGCGCAGGCTACCTGATGCCGTTCTTCTATCTCGGCTTCGTTACCGCGGCCTTCACCAACTTCAACCTGGTGGCACTGGGTGTGATTGGTGCGGTAATGGCTATCCTCTACATCCAGCTCAGCCCGAAATATAACCGCGTAGCCGGTAGTGCACAGGTTGCTGGTAATAACGATCTCGATAACGAACTGGACTAG
- a CDS encoding PTS mannose transporter subunit IID, with product MVDMTKTTPQKKLTSGDIRGVFIRSNLFQGSWNFERMQALGFCFSMVPAIKRLYPENNEARRQAIKRHLEFFNTHPYVAAPVLGVTLAMEEQRANGAEIDDGAINGIKVGLMGPLAGVGDPIFWGTVRPVFAALGAGIAMSGSLLGPLLFFILFNVVRLATRYYGVAYGYRKGVDIVQDMGGGFLQKLTEGASILGLFVMGALVNKWTHVNIPLVVSTITGQDGQTRVTTVQTILDQLMPGLVPLLLTFACMWLLRKKVNALWIIVGFFVIGIVGYAIGLLGL from the coding sequence ATGGTTGATATGACTAAAACTACCCCTCAGAAAAAACTGACTTCGGGTGATATTCGTGGCGTGTTCATCCGTTCAAACCTGTTCCAGGGTTCATGGAACTTCGAACGTATGCAGGCGCTGGGCTTCTGCTTCTCTATGGTACCGGCAATCAAACGTCTGTATCCCGAGAACAACGAAGCGCGTCGTCAGGCGATTAAACGTCACCTGGAATTCTTCAACACCCATCCTTACGTCGCAGCGCCGGTTCTGGGCGTAACGCTGGCGATGGAAGAGCAGCGTGCTAACGGCGCAGAGATTGACGATGGTGCCATCAACGGTATCAAAGTGGGTCTGATGGGGCCGCTGGCGGGCGTAGGTGACCCGATCTTCTGGGGTACCGTGCGTCCGGTCTTCGCCGCGCTCGGTGCGGGTATCGCCATGAGCGGCAGCCTGCTGGGTCCTCTGCTCTTCTTTATCCTGTTTAACGTGGTACGTCTGGCAACCCGCTACTACGGCGTGGCCTATGGCTACCGTAAGGGCGTGGATATCGTCCAGGATATGGGCGGCGGCTTCCTGCAGAAACTGACTGAGGGGGCGTCAATCCTCGGCCTGTTTGTCATGGGGGCGCTGGTTAACAAGTGGACGCACGTTAACATCCCGCTGGTGGTGTCAACCATCACCGGTCAGGATGGTCAGACCCGTGTGACCACCGTGCAAACCATTCTTGACCAGCTGATGCCGGGCCTGGTACCGCTGCTGCTGACCTTCGCCTGTATGTGGCTGCTGCGAAAAAAGGTCAATGCGCTGT